One window of Salegentibacter sp. Hel_I_6 genomic DNA carries:
- a CDS encoding UDP-glucuronic acid decarboxylase family protein has product MKRILVTGGAGFIGSHLCERLLKDGNEVICLDNYFTGSKKNIIHLMKNPLFEVIRHDITTPFFIEVDEIYNLACPASPVHYQYNPIKTTKTSVIGAINMLGLAKRIKAKILQASTSEVYGDPQIHPQPESYWGNVNPIGPRSCYDEGKRCAETLFMDYHQQNDVCIKIIRIFNTYGPNMNPNDGRVVSNFIMQALNGEDITIFGDGSQTRSFQYVDDLVEGMIRMMNTEDAFTGPVNIGNQKEYTMMELAENILELTGSDSKLIFKSLPQDDPQRRQPDIHLATAKLKGWKPEIQLKEGLSKTIQYFESIYHGTPLKDRNLTLHLVK; this is encoded by the coding sequence ATGAAAAGAATTTTAGTTACAGGAGGGGCAGGATTTATCGGGTCTCATCTATGTGAAAGACTCTTGAAAGATGGAAATGAAGTTATATGTTTAGATAACTATTTTACCGGTAGTAAGAAAAATATAATTCACTTAATGAAGAATCCTTTGTTTGAGGTTATTAGGCACGATATTACGACGCCATTTTTTATAGAGGTAGATGAAATTTATAATCTGGCATGTCCGGCTAGTCCGGTTCATTACCAGTATAACCCTATAAAAACCACCAAAACTTCAGTAATTGGCGCTATAAATATGCTTGGCCTGGCAAAAAGGATAAAAGCAAAAATTTTACAGGCCAGTACAAGCGAAGTGTATGGCGATCCACAAATACACCCCCAACCAGAAAGTTATTGGGGAAATGTAAACCCAATTGGACCGAGGTCTTGTTATGATGAAGGTAAACGTTGTGCTGAAACGCTGTTTATGGATTACCATCAACAAAATGATGTTTGTATAAAAATCATTAGAATCTTTAATACTTATGGTCCCAACATGAATCCCAATGACGGTAGGGTAGTTTCCAATTTTATTATGCAAGCTTTAAATGGTGAGGACATTACTATTTTTGGGGATGGTAGTCAAACCAGATCATTTCAATATGTTGATGATTTAGTAGAGGGCATGATAAGAATGATGAATACTGAAGACGCTTTTACGGGTCCTGTTAACATTGGTAACCAGAAGGAATATACTATGATGGAACTAGCAGAGAATATTTTAGAACTCACAGGATCTGATTCAAAATTAATTTTCAAATCACTTCCCCAGGACGATCCTCAAAGGAGACAACCAGACATTCATTTGGCTACAGCCAAACTTAAGGGTTGGAAACCAGAAATCCAGTTAAAAGAAGGTTTGTCTAAAACAATTCAATATTTTGAATCTATATATCACGGAACTCCGCTGAAGGATAGAAATTTAACCCTTCACCTGGTAAAATAG
- a CDS encoding glycosyltransferase: MNIVFFSHPSFIAHKSMPRFTRLLDEGMRERGHTTRVWSPQGRFYKLPMIEKFKKWLGYLDQYLLFPVEVYFKVKKENSDTLFVFTDQALGPWVPLVSERPHAIHCHDFLAQRAALNEISENNTGWTGKKYQAMIRRGYSRGRNYISVSKNTKRDLHRFTSSSGGVSEVVYNGLNNNFKPMNVCNVRIDLKEETGIDVFHGYILHVGGNQWYKNRMGVIAIYNAWRIKFKKDLPLLLVGEKPDELIKNEWQTSSFKKDIHMLDSFSDEWVKKVYAGASVFLFPSLAEGFGWPIAEAMASGCPVITTKEAPMTEVAKKAAYYIPRKPSNSSEVMKWSENAAEVLQKVISASSSELEIIKESGIQNAKRFNAKDALDKIEKIYLDILKSENTDEAFTRNR; encoded by the coding sequence ATGAACATTGTCTTTTTCTCACATCCCAGTTTTATCGCCCATAAAAGTATGCCGAGATTTACTCGCTTACTGGATGAAGGAATGCGGGAGCGGGGACATACCACCAGGGTATGGTCACCCCAAGGGCGATTTTATAAACTGCCTATGATTGAAAAATTTAAAAAATGGCTTGGTTATTTAGATCAATATTTATTGTTCCCAGTGGAAGTATATTTCAAAGTAAAAAAGGAGAATTCGGATACCCTTTTTGTATTTACAGATCAAGCACTGGGACCTTGGGTGCCTTTGGTGTCCGAAAGGCCACATGCTATTCATTGTCATGATTTCCTGGCCCAGCGAGCTGCGCTGAATGAAATTTCTGAAAATAATACTGGTTGGACCGGCAAGAAATATCAGGCTATGATTCGTAGAGGCTATTCCAGGGGCAGAAATTACATCTCTGTATCTAAAAATACCAAACGAGATCTTCACAGGTTTACCTCTTCCTCTGGCGGAGTATCTGAAGTAGTCTATAACGGGCTCAATAATAACTTCAAACCAATGAATGTTTGTAATGTGCGAATTGATTTAAAGGAAGAAACTGGAATTGATGTGTTCCATGGTTATATACTTCACGTCGGAGGCAACCAGTGGTATAAGAACAGGATGGGAGTCATTGCGATTTATAATGCATGGCGAATAAAGTTCAAAAAAGACCTACCCCTCCTGCTTGTTGGAGAAAAACCAGATGAACTTATTAAGAATGAATGGCAAACTTCTTCATTTAAAAAAGATATCCATATGCTGGATTCTTTTTCAGACGAATGGGTTAAAAAAGTTTACGCAGGTGCTTCAGTTTTTCTTTTCCCATCGTTGGCCGAAGGATTTGGTTGGCCAATAGCGGAAGCAATGGCTTCGGGATGCCCGGTAATCACTACGAAGGAGGCACCAATGACTGAGGTTGCAAAGAAAGCGGCCTATTATATTCCCAGAAAACCTTCTAATTCATCGGAAGTTATGAAATGGAGTGAAAATGCTGCCGAGGTTTTGCAAAAAGTAATAAGTGCCTCTAGTTCTGAACTCGAAATAATAAAAGAAAGTGGGATTCAAAACGCAAAGAGATTCAATGCTAAAGATGCGCTTGATAAGATAGAAAAGATTTACCTGGATATTCTAAAATCTGAAAATACTGATGAGGCTTTTACACGCAATAGATAA
- a CDS encoding WcaF family extracellular polysaccharide biosynthesis acetyltransferase, translating to MDAKTISKVKLNEFDASIGLNRGASRIKEMTWYLFKMFFFLTAFPFPSSIKVSLLRLFGAKVGKNVILKPRVNIHFPWKLEIGNNVWIGEEVFILNFEKVHIGDNVCISQRAFLCGGNHDYRKPSMPFRNGPINLADGCWIGACCFIGPNVSIGIDSVITVGSVITSDVKNNLICKRTGSDFEKERWKNTEEVVNLW from the coding sequence ATGGATGCAAAAACTATTTCAAAAGTAAAGCTAAACGAGTTTGACGCTTCAATAGGACTGAACAGAGGCGCAAGCAGGATAAAAGAGATGACCTGGTATTTATTTAAGATGTTTTTTTTCTTAACTGCTTTTCCTTTTCCAAGTTCTATAAAAGTTTCTTTATTAAGATTGTTCGGCGCAAAGGTGGGAAAGAATGTAATTCTTAAGCCAAGGGTGAATATCCATTTTCCGTGGAAACTGGAGATTGGAAACAACGTGTGGATTGGGGAAGAAGTGTTCATCTTGAATTTTGAGAAAGTCCACATCGGTGATAATGTATGTATTTCCCAAAGGGCTTTTCTATGTGGAGGCAATCATGACTATCGTAAACCATCCATGCCATTTAGAAATGGCCCAATAAACCTTGCAGATGGTTGTTGGATTGGAGCCTGTTGTTTTATAGGGCCAAATGTTAGCATTGGAATTGATAGCGTAATTACCGTCGGTTCAGTGATAACATCAGATGTGAAGAATAACCTTATATGCAAAAGAACCGGGAGTGATTTTGAAAAAGAAAGATGGAAAAATACAGAAGAGGTCGTAAACCTATGGTAA
- a CDS encoding glycosyltransferase gives MRLLHAIDKMNPERGGVCQAVRTIISGLSKYGVTSEVVCVDSPEEDFIIKSDFKIHALGPSDKYWSYSSKLIPWLRNNFFEYDAIIVHGLWQYPSYAFEKIRKELEESDDFKENLPKIHVMPHGMLDPYFQTAPDRKLKAIRNKLYWELIERKLINNADAILFTCETECLLARVPFKPYHPKEEIVVGLGVEAPPEFIPEMKISFKEQCNGITNYEYILFLSRIHEKKGVDILVEAYADLLNNWEKAKNSATEIPKLVIAGPGLESEYGKKVQNIINKNPSLKENVFLPGMLSGDAKWGAFYGCQAFILPSHQENFGIAIVEAMACGKPVLITNKVNIWREILNSDSGFVEDDNLIGTSNLLGNWWVLDKEKKDEMAKKAKISFQEKFEIHKASRHLLEVVSRASAKIQGVDF, from the coding sequence ATGAGGCTTTTACACGCAATAGATAAGATGAATCCTGAACGCGGTGGTGTTTGCCAGGCAGTGCGAACCATTATTTCGGGGCTTTCAAAATATGGGGTGACCAGTGAAGTGGTTTGCGTTGATTCACCCGAAGAAGATTTTATAATAAAAAGTGATTTTAAAATTCATGCACTTGGCCCTTCAGATAAATACTGGTCTTATAGCTCTAAGCTTATACCCTGGCTAAGAAACAATTTCTTTGAGTATGATGCTATCATTGTCCATGGGCTTTGGCAGTATCCTTCCTATGCTTTTGAGAAGATCAGGAAAGAATTAGAGGAAAGTGATGATTTCAAAGAAAACCTACCGAAAATTCATGTTATGCCTCATGGTATGTTAGACCCCTATTTTCAAACTGCACCGGATCGAAAATTAAAGGCAATCAGGAATAAATTATACTGGGAATTAATCGAAAGAAAGCTTATCAACAATGCAGATGCCATACTTTTTACTTGTGAAACAGAATGTTTATTGGCGCGTGTCCCTTTCAAACCATACCATCCAAAAGAGGAAATTGTGGTGGGTTTGGGAGTAGAAGCTCCGCCTGAGTTTATCCCTGAGATGAAAATTTCCTTTAAAGAACAATGTAATGGAATTACGAATTATGAATATATACTCTTTCTAAGCAGAATCCATGAGAAAAAGGGGGTAGATATTCTGGTGGAAGCTTATGCAGATTTACTGAATAATTGGGAAAAGGCTAAAAATTCAGCTACGGAAATTCCAAAATTAGTCATAGCCGGACCCGGATTGGAATCTGAGTATGGTAAAAAAGTTCAAAATATTATTAATAAAAATCCTTCTTTAAAAGAAAATGTTTTTTTACCAGGTATGCTTTCCGGAGATGCTAAATGGGGTGCCTTTTATGGCTGTCAGGCCTTTATTTTACCTAGTCATCAGGAAAATTTTGGAATTGCAATCGTTGAAGCTATGGCTTGTGGGAAACCGGTATTAATTACAAATAAAGTTAATATTTGGCGAGAAATTTTAAATTCTGATTCAGGGTTTGTTGAAGATGATAACTTAATTGGGACTTCAAATCTTCTTGGAAATTGGTGGGTTTTGGATAAGGAAAAAAAAGATGAAATGGCTAAAAAAGCAAAAATAAGCTTTCAGGAAAAATTTGAGATTCATAAAGCTTCCAGGCATTTGTTGGAAGTCGTAAGTAGAGCTTCTGCTAAAATACAAGGTGTAGATTTCTAG